A portion of the Oxynema aestuarii AP17 genome contains these proteins:
- the sppA gene encoding signal peptide peptidase SppA — protein MRDFLKNTFASILGTLIALGILGGLGIGGAIALIALLASGESEPEVENQSVLVFDLSMTITDTQPESSTAELLSDAVSDDDVPATITLRQVLESLEAAAKDDRIVGLYLEGSSSANTTGYATLNEVRNALEEFAESGKPILAYDLDWSEREYYLASAASDLAIDPLGMMELNGLAAEGMFFAGALEKYGIQVQVTRVGKYKSAVEPFLLKERSPEDEQQTQKLLGDLWGEFLQVSSQTRAIDPTQIQQLANSKGLLTPQEAKNSGLVTELADYNTTIAKLKELTGSDEDDRTFRQVHLPTYAQIADANRDETYRTSNNEIAIVYAEGSIVQGASSPNQIGSSTLSQQLRKLRLDENVKAVILRVNSPGGGVTASEIIEREVAAIAQVKPIVVSMGDYAASGGYMISTSATEILAQPNTVTGSIGIFGLLPNIQGLANNNGITWDVVKTAQYANLNTITRPKTPQEMNLIQNLVDRKYDSFLNLVAQTRELPKAKVAEIAQGRVWSGREAQKLGLVDRLGGLEDAIASAVKLAELGDDWTLQDYPKPRTWEEILIDRLFNSVRRSPRSGVVPDALTREFENVRADLQSLQGLNDPIGAYARLPFNLRFD, from the coding sequence ATGCGCGATTTTCTTAAAAATACCTTTGCCAGCATTCTCGGTACCTTAATCGCCCTCGGGATTCTCGGCGGTTTGGGGATTGGCGGCGCGATCGCCCTGATTGCCTTACTCGCCTCCGGAGAGAGCGAACCGGAAGTCGAAAACCAATCCGTGTTGGTGTTCGACCTTTCCATGACCATCACCGATACGCAACCGGAATCGTCCACCGCCGAACTGCTCTCCGATGCGGTCTCCGACGATGACGTTCCCGCAACCATCACCCTGCGCCAAGTCTTAGAAAGTCTGGAAGCTGCCGCCAAAGACGATCGGATCGTGGGATTGTACTTAGAAGGGAGCAGTAGCGCCAATACGACGGGTTACGCAACCCTCAACGAAGTCAGAAACGCCCTCGAAGAGTTTGCGGAATCGGGCAAACCGATCCTCGCTTACGATCTCGACTGGTCCGAACGGGAATATTATCTCGCTTCCGCCGCTAGCGATCTGGCGATCGACCCCTTGGGGATGATGGAACTGAACGGTTTGGCGGCGGAAGGGATGTTTTTTGCGGGAGCTTTGGAAAAATACGGCATTCAAGTGCAAGTTACCCGGGTGGGTAAGTACAAATCGGCGGTGGAACCGTTTTTGTTGAAAGAACGCAGTCCGGAAGACGAACAACAGACCCAAAAGTTACTCGGCGACCTCTGGGGTGAGTTTTTGCAAGTGTCCAGCCAAACTCGGGCGATCGATCCGACTCAGATCCAGCAATTGGCGAATAGTAAGGGGTTGTTAACGCCACAAGAGGCGAAAAATAGTGGTTTGGTGACGGAATTAGCGGATTATAATACGACGATCGCCAAGCTCAAAGAACTCACGGGAAGTGACGAAGACGATCGCACCTTCCGCCAGGTTCATTTACCCACTTACGCCCAAATTGCCGACGCCAATCGCGACGAAACTTATCGAACCTCGAACAATGAAATTGCGATCGTCTACGCCGAAGGGTCGATCGTTCAAGGGGCCAGCAGTCCCAATCAAATCGGTAGCAGTACCTTGTCGCAACAATTACGCAAACTGCGCCTCGATGAAAATGTCAAAGCGGTGATTTTGCGCGTCAACAGTCCCGGCGGCGGGGTGACGGCGTCGGAAATTATCGAACGCGAAGTGGCGGCGATCGCCCAAGTTAAACCGATCGTGGTGTCGATGGGCGATTATGCTGCTTCCGGGGGCTACATGATCTCGACGTCCGCCACGGAAATTCTCGCCCAACCGAATACGGTGACCGGATCGATCGGGATTTTTGGCTTGTTGCCGAATATTCAGGGATTGGCGAACAATAACGGGATTACCTGGGATGTGGTGAAAACGGCGCAGTATGCCAACTTAAATACGATTACTCGCCCGAAAACGCCCCAGGAAATGAATCTGATTCAAAATTTGGTCGATCGCAAATACGATAGTTTTTTAAATTTGGTGGCTCAAACTCGGGAATTACCGAAGGCGAAAGTCGCCGAAATCGCTCAAGGTCGGGTGTGGTCCGGTCGCGAGGCGCAAAAACTCGGTTTGGTCGATCGCCTCGGCGGTTTGGAAGACGCGATCGCCTCGGCGGTGAAGTTAGCCGAACTCGGCGACGATTGGACGTTACAAGACTATCCCAAACCGCGCACCTGGGAGGAAATTTTAATCGATCGGCTTTTCAATTCCGTGCGCCGTTCTCCCCGTTCCGGGGTCGTTCCCGACGCCCTCACTCGCGAGTTTGAGAATGTACGCGCCGATTTACAAAGTTTACAAGGCTTGAATGACCCGATCGGCGCTTACGCCCGTCTTCCGTTTAATTTACGTTTCGATTGA
- a CDS encoding helix-turn-helix transcriptional regulator has protein sequence MEEKQKAKHQILYLLKMYGPQSAAELAEQLQVSPMAIRQHLQNLKADLQVTYEEDRRPLGRPVKLWQLTERSADLFPNAHADLMVDMLQNVEKLFGASALEKVLAERAKQQVETYSQVLAEPEDDRERGDRQSELGRRVRHLAEIRDREGYMARAIAREDGSFLLVENHCPIQTAAHTCQLLCHWEMKVFQTLLGPEVSVERVEHIMEGDRRCAYAIALNPKRPSIET, from the coding sequence ATGGAGGAAAAACAAAAAGCCAAACATCAAATCCTTTACCTTTTAAAAATGTACGGCCCGCAGAGTGCGGCAGAGTTAGCGGAACAATTGCAAGTTTCGCCGATGGCGATTCGCCAGCACTTGCAAAACCTGAAAGCCGATCTGCAAGTCACTTACGAAGAAGATCGACGACCTTTAGGACGTCCGGTAAAACTGTGGCAATTAACCGAACGATCCGCCGATCTTTTCCCGAACGCCCATGCCGATTTAATGGTCGATATGCTGCAAAATGTCGAGAAACTTTTTGGGGCGTCGGCGTTAGAAAAAGTGTTAGCCGAACGGGCGAAACAACAGGTCGAAACCTATTCCCAAGTATTAGCCGAACCCGAGGACGATCGCGAACGCGGCGACCGCCAAAGCGAGTTAGGGCGGCGGGTTCGCCATTTAGCCGAAATCCGCGATCGCGAAGGGTATATGGCCCGGGCGATCGCCCGAGAAGACGGCAGCTTTTTACTGGTCGAAAACCACTGTCCGATCCAGACCGCAGCGCATACTTGTCAATTATTGTGCCATTGGGAAATGAAAGTTTTTCAAACCTTGCTCGGTCCGGAGGTCAGCGTCGAACGGGTAGAACATATCATGGAAGGCGATCGCCGATGTGCTTACGCGATCGCCCTCAACCCAAAGCGACCCTCAATCGAAACGTAA
- a CDS encoding GDYXXLXY domain-containing protein, producing the protein MTSESEQPVSKWRFWIPLLFQTVVLVTIPARSIYVLATGSNLVLETVPVDPYDLLRGYSQTLRYQISEFDTLKTLPGWADIPGEPIPCPDPGNDTDSECDLLAKNIEQGTDIYVILEPPPEEKGQPPAPWQPVAVSPQLPDSLTGDRLAIKGDANWNGVEYGLETFYFPEAQRDELNQAIWEAQQQQRQNQIELSEAESEEQTHSFVVEVKVDRAGKAIPVSLWVLGKKYQF; encoded by the coding sequence ATGACTTCCGAATCCGAACAACCCGTTTCAAAGTGGCGATTTTGGATTCCTTTACTCTTCCAAACCGTCGTCCTCGTTACGATTCCCGCCCGGTCGATTTACGTTCTCGCTACCGGATCCAATCTTGTTTTAGAAACCGTTCCCGTGGATCCTTACGATTTGCTGCGCGGTTATTCTCAAACGTTGCGCTATCAAATTTCTGAATTTGATACCCTCAAAACCCTCCCCGGTTGGGCGGATATTCCCGGGGAACCGATTCCCTGTCCCGATCCGGGGAACGATACCGATTCCGAATGCGATTTACTGGCGAAAAATATCGAACAGGGGACGGATATTTACGTCATTTTAGAACCGCCACCAGAGGAGAAAGGTCAGCCCCCGGCGCCGTGGCAACCCGTAGCGGTCAGTCCGCAACTCCCGGATAGTTTGACAGGCGATCGCCTTGCGATTAAAGGGGATGCGAATTGGAATGGAGTTGAATACGGTTTGGAAACGTTTTATTTTCCGGAAGCGCAACGGGACGAACTCAATCAAGCGATTTGGGAAGCGCAACAACAGCAGCGTCAAAATCAAATTGAGCTTTCGGAAGCTGAATCTGAAGAGCAAACGCACTCATTTGTCGTGGAAGTGAAAGTCGATCGCGCGGGGAAAGCGATTCCCGTGAGTTTGTGGGTACTCGGCAAAAAGTATCAGTTTTAA
- a CDS encoding N-acetylmuramoyl-L-alanine amidase family protein: MIPPTPYLPMSQLARKSHLPHRNLWLGLLGALLLSSPAHAHPHSLSDRPERPEQDYSTVEPDDRAIAATGAATLLEDIEIKDEGFILHTRGQQAQFDLKPSSDRSWVSIDLPGVSLSPELARRTLNVERWGVERLQVIQLSSTPPMTRVTLSLDESAPNWQARSNGSGQVLVWPEGSAPPNLARGQSGLIRIEGVELSEDGSRVTIKADGPIAYTSNWDRHTSAYMLTIYSAELAWQGSLTRPNSDSPVLWVRGSQEDPETVAIRILPAAGAQIGNITQNGDREISLQLSRGPTPSNLPNANNRPPIPTAPPAEKPSSVPQVPQTRLAIVIDPGHGGRDPGAVGIGGLQEKDVVLDISEKVAQILEQNGVTVVMTRQDDRTLDLAPRTQLANRVNADLFVSIHANAVAGKRPEVNGLETFYYSSGRELAGYIQNSMIQSFNTMPNRGVKQARFYVLRHTRMPAVLVETGFVTGRDDSRILADPAQRSRMAEAIARGILNYVRDRR, translated from the coding sequence GTGATTCCACCGACTCCTTACTTGCCCATGTCTCAACTCGCCCGCAAATCTCATCTACCCCATCGAAACCTGTGGCTCGGTCTGCTCGGCGCTTTACTCTTGAGCAGTCCCGCTCACGCCCATCCGCATTCTCTCTCCGATCGACCCGAGCGCCCCGAGCAGGATTACTCCACGGTTGAACCCGACGATCGCGCGATCGCCGCTACCGGAGCCGCTACCCTGCTCGAAGACATCGAAATCAAAGACGAAGGCTTTATCCTCCACACCCGAGGTCAACAAGCCCAATTCGACCTCAAACCCAGCAGCGATCGCTCCTGGGTCAGCATCGACCTGCCCGGAGTCAGTCTCTCCCCAGAACTGGCCCGCCGCACCCTCAACGTCGAACGCTGGGGCGTCGAACGCCTCCAGGTCATCCAACTGTCGAGTACGCCGCCGATGACCCGGGTAACCCTCAGTTTGGACGAGTCCGCGCCCAACTGGCAGGCTCGCAGCAACGGATCCGGCCAGGTCTTGGTGTGGCCCGAAGGATCCGCCCCGCCAAATTTGGCCCGGGGTCAATCGGGATTAATCCGTATCGAAGGCGTCGAGTTGAGTGAGGACGGTTCCCGCGTCACCATCAAAGCCGACGGCCCGATCGCCTATACCAGTAATTGGGACCGCCATACTTCCGCCTACATGCTGACGATTTATTCCGCCGAACTCGCATGGCAAGGCAGTCTGACGCGCCCGAATTCCGATTCTCCGGTCCTGTGGGTGCGCGGCAGTCAAGAAGATCCCGAAACCGTGGCGATCCGAATTCTGCCCGCCGCCGGAGCCCAAATTGGCAATATTACCCAGAACGGCGATCGCGAAATCTCCTTGCAGTTGAGTCGCGGTCCTACGCCCTCGAACTTACCCAATGCTAACAATCGTCCCCCCATTCCCACCGCTCCCCCCGCCGAAAAACCCAGCAGTGTCCCCCAGGTTCCTCAAACCCGATTGGCGATTGTTATCGATCCCGGACATGGCGGACGCGACCCCGGTGCGGTCGGCATCGGCGGATTGCAAGAGAAAGATGTAGTTCTCGATATTTCCGAGAAAGTCGCCCAAATTTTAGAACAAAATGGGGTCACGGTAGTCATGACTCGCCAGGACGATCGCACCTTAGATTTGGCGCCGCGAACCCAACTGGCGAATCGGGTCAATGCCGATTTGTTTGTCAGCATTCACGCCAACGCCGTCGCCGGAAAACGTCCGGAAGTCAACGGTCTCGAAACCTTTTACTATTCGAGCGGGCGCGAGCTGGCAGGGTATATTCAAAACAGCATGATTCAGAGTTTTAATACGATGCCCAATCGGGGCGTGAAACAGGCTCGCTTTTACGTGCTGCGTCATACGCGAATGCCTGCGGTGTTGGTCGAAACCGGGTTTGTCACTGGACGCGACGACTCGCGCATTTTGGCCGATCCGGCACAACGATCGCGCATGGCGGAGGCGATCGCGCGCGGCATTCTCAACTATGTTCGCGATCGGCGTTAA
- a CDS encoding N-acetylmuramoyl-L-alanine amidase has product MTGPAQPESEPRPGKRQSHQVVRTDSRLLDIKTVTRGIGLLNTHNQLRKTGIVARWLLPGLVGAFLMATPAEAARLLSWRFDADSDRLSFTTASGVQPQAQLLANPTRLAIDLPGTTLGRPSFSESVGGNIREIRVGQFDPNTTRIVVELARGYTLDPRQVQFKGISPSQWTVQLPEPQRLNEIPAASTTEGHSGTAIAANNGAPTLLEGIEITDDGFVLQTRGEKPQFNLNARGDRNWIGLDLPGVAVSSELSPRLLNVGRWGVDRVQVIEVTSSPQPLTRIILSLNENANDWQVRSNDSGAIALWPKGSPPPSLTAANREPVTVNAIELKNNGAELVIDADGPISYENGWDPETSAYKLTLYSARLGDGVKVTRPENNPSVLWIKATQQDAETVVIRLLPGAGVQIGQVEQGNNSQQLSLNLQPNRMTSQGDNVAIAVPSPNNSAPLPVPNNTPAPTPRPTNGRMVVVIDAGHGGGDPGAIGIGGLREKDVVIDISRQVAQILEQNGVSAIMSRNDDREIDLAPRTQLANRVNANLFVSIHANAINMSRPDVNGIETYYYESGRRLADYIHSSILNSLNVNDRGVRRARFYVLRHTRMPAVLVETGFVTGRDDARMLANAGERSRMAEAIARGILNYIRDNS; this is encoded by the coding sequence TTGACAGGTCCGGCACAACCCGAGTCCGAGCCGAGACCGGGCAAACGCCAGAGCCATCAGGTTGTAAGGACAGACAGTCGTTTACTGGATATTAAAACGGTGACCCGAGGTATTGGTTTGCTCAACACTCACAACCAACTCAGGAAGACAGGCATCGTGGCGCGGTGGTTACTCCCCGGTCTGGTCGGTGCCTTTCTAATGGCGACTCCCGCCGAAGCGGCGCGACTGCTCTCGTGGCGGTTCGACGCCGACAGCGATCGCCTCTCATTTACGACCGCTTCCGGGGTTCAGCCCCAAGCCCAGCTCTTAGCGAATCCTACCCGGCTGGCGATCGACTTACCCGGAACCACCTTGGGACGCCCGAGTTTTAGCGAATCGGTCGGCGGCAACATTCGCGAGATTCGCGTCGGACAGTTCGATCCCAATACCACTCGCATCGTGGTCGAACTGGCGCGCGGTTACACCCTCGATCCGCGCCAAGTTCAATTTAAAGGGATCTCGCCGAGTCAGTGGACCGTACAACTGCCCGAACCGCAAAGATTGAACGAAATTCCTGCAGCTTCGACGACCGAGGGTCATTCAGGAACGGCGATCGCCGCCAACAATGGCGCCCCCACCTTGCTCGAAGGGATCGAAATCACCGACGATGGTTTCGTCTTGCAGACTCGGGGGGAAAAACCGCAATTCAACCTCAATGCGAGAGGCGATCGCAACTGGATCGGTCTCGACCTGCCTGGGGTGGCGGTTTCGTCGGAGCTGTCGCCGCGTTTGCTCAATGTCGGTCGCTGGGGCGTCGATCGCGTGCAAGTGATTGAAGTGACGTCCTCGCCCCAACCTCTGACCCGCATCATTCTGAGTTTGAACGAAAACGCCAACGACTGGCAAGTTCGCAGCAACGATTCCGGCGCGATCGCCCTCTGGCCCAAGGGAAGCCCACCGCCGAGCCTCACCGCCGCCAATCGCGAACCCGTCACCGTCAACGCGATCGAGCTGAAAAATAACGGCGCCGAACTGGTCATCGACGCCGACGGGCCGATCTCTTACGAAAATGGGTGGGATCCGGAAACGTCCGCGTATAAATTAACCTTATATTCCGCACGCCTGGGCGACGGCGTCAAAGTGACTCGCCCGGAAAATAATCCCTCGGTATTGTGGATTAAAGCCACTCAGCAAGATGCCGAGACCGTCGTCATCCGTTTGTTACCGGGGGCGGGCGTTCAAATCGGCCAAGTCGAACAAGGCAACAATTCCCAACAACTTTCTTTGAACTTGCAGCCGAACCGGATGACGTCTCAAGGGGATAACGTGGCGATCGCCGTCCCCTCGCCGAATAACTCCGCGCCGTTACCCGTACCGAACAATACCCCCGCACCGACACCGCGCCCCACGAACGGACGGATGGTGGTGGTGATCGATGCGGGACATGGGGGCGGCGATCCCGGGGCGATCGGGATTGGCGGCTTGCGCGAAAAAGATGTCGTCATCGATATTTCTCGTCAGGTGGCGCAAATCCTCGAACAAAATGGGGTCAGCGCGATTATGAGCCGCAACGACGATCGCGAAATCGACCTGGCGCCGCGAACCCAATTGGCGAACCGGGTCAATGCCAATTTATTTGTCAGCATTCACGCCAATGCGATTAATATGAGTCGCCCGGATGTGAATGGGATCGAGACTTACTATTACGAAAGCGGTCGGCGATTGGCCGATTATATTCACAGCAGTATTCTCAATTCTTTAAATGTCAACGATCGCGGCGTGCGTCGGGCGCGGTTTTACGTTCTGCGTCACACGCGGATGCCTGCAGTGTTGGTCGAAACCGGGTTTGTCACCGGACGCGACGACGCGCGCATGTTAGCGAATGCGGGGGAGCGATCGCGCATGGCGGAGGCGATCGCGCGCGGGATCCTCAATTACATCCGCGATAATAGCTAA
- a CDS encoding serine/threonine protein kinase, whose translation MAANLAKLKGEYRIHWSAPIPERSRRNALRGSARGDRPMLKPESVLQERYQLKQPLSDNPGRQTWLAEDLHSSDSVVVKLLVWGGSKQWEAFKLFEREAKVLQNLDHPRIPRYRDYFFLDEHRFWSALVQDYIPGASLMELLDRGKKFSETQVREIAIAVLDILTYLHQLNPPVLHRDIKPSNIILGEDEAVYLVDFGAVQDRAAIEGSSFTVVGTYGYTPLEQFGGQAVPASDLYALGATLIHLLVGIAPAELLQKDLRLDFRDRVSRTLSPTFLDWLEMLVEPQLDRRLSSTQEAIAALETPGAIAPYTPSAIDWSNLTEIHLKESQRQLAIRIPEPGLKIMEWGKTAIDRVKETIESAIASLQESLSASDVAAQLLVYILIGIGLLTLLSLLLQVAVGVFPLLIFVALFASFSDYFEGTQVLLDRDRDRFEIQHKRLGLNYRTESGVLSEIEEVSIFYDNRRFVMGVELLTRSPDEAIGEYYFGQSGRKLSEQECLGLAKEIRDWLEIDPSETEP comes from the coding sequence TTGGCGGCAAATCTGGCTAAACTGAAAGGAGAATACCGAATCCACTGGAGCGCCCCCATCCCGGAACGATCGCGCCGGAATGCGCTTCGCGGTTCGGCCCGAGGCGATCGCCCTATGTTAAAACCCGAGTCGGTCTTACAAGAACGCTACCAACTCAAACAGCCGTTGAGCGACAATCCCGGACGCCAAACCTGGCTCGCCGAAGATTTGCACTCTTCCGATTCGGTCGTGGTCAAATTACTGGTGTGGGGCGGATCGAAACAATGGGAAGCCTTCAAATTATTCGAGCGCGAAGCCAAGGTCTTGCAAAATCTCGACCACCCGCGCATCCCCCGCTACCGGGACTATTTTTTCCTGGACGAACATCGCTTCTGGTCGGCCCTGGTTCAAGACTACATCCCCGGGGCCTCGTTGATGGAATTACTCGATCGCGGCAAAAAGTTCAGCGAAACCCAAGTGCGCGAAATTGCGATCGCCGTCCTCGACATTCTCACTTACTTGCACCAACTCAATCCCCCCGTCCTCCATCGCGACATCAAACCGAGCAATATTATCCTCGGCGAGGACGAGGCCGTTTATTTAGTCGATTTCGGGGCGGTGCAAGACCGGGCCGCCATTGAAGGCAGCAGCTTTACGGTGGTCGGAACTTACGGCTATACCCCTTTAGAACAATTTGGCGGACAGGCGGTTCCGGCGTCCGATCTCTACGCCCTCGGCGCCACCCTGATTCATTTACTCGTGGGGATAGCTCCCGCCGAATTACTCCAGAAAGATTTACGCCTCGATTTTCGCGATCGCGTCAGTCGCACCCTGTCGCCGACGTTCTTGGACTGGCTGGAAATGCTGGTCGAACCGCAGTTAGACCGACGTTTGAGCAGTACCCAAGAGGCGATCGCCGCTTTAGAAACTCCCGGCGCGATCGCCCCCTACACCCCCAGCGCGATCGATTGGTCGAATTTAACCGAAATTCACCTCAAAGAATCCCAGCGTCAACTGGCGATTCGCATCCCCGAACCGGGATTGAAAATCATGGAATGGGGCAAAACGGCGATCGACCGAGTGAAAGAAACCATCGAAAGCGCGATCGCCTCCCTACAAGAAAGCCTCAGCGCCTCCGACGTCGCCGCCCAACTGCTGGTTTACATCCTGATCGGGATTGGCTTGCTGACCTTGCTCTCCCTGCTGTTGCAGGTCGCCGTGGGGGTTTTTCCCCTGTTGATTTTCGTGGCCCTGTTTGCCAGTTTTAGCGATTATTTCGAGGGAACTCAAGTGCTGCTCGATCGCGACCGCGATCGGTTCGAGATCCAGCACAAACGTCTCGGATTGAACTATCGCACCGAGTCCGGCGTCTTGTCCGAAATTGAAGAGGTCTCGATTTTTTACGACAATCGCCGTTTCGTGATGGGCGTCGAACTCCTGACGCGATCGCCCGACGAGGCGATCGGCGAATACTATTTCGGTCAATCCGGTCGTAAATTGAGCGAACAGGAATGTCTCGGTTTAGCCAAAGAGATCCGCGACTGGCTGGAGATCGACCCCTCGGAAACCGAACCCTAA
- a CDS encoding NAD(P)H-quinone oxidoreductase subunit J, whose translation MPEEEKEQEEQQIVRGGKISAWLTENGFEHEAMEPDSLGVEIVKVEPQYLLPLATALYAYGFNYLQCQCGYDPGPGQPLVSMYHLIKVSDDADRPEEVRIKVFLPREDPRVPSVYWIWKAADFQERESYDMYGIIYEGHPNLKRILMPEDWIGWPLRKDYISPDFYELQDAY comes from the coding sequence GTGCCTGAAGAAGAAAAGGAACAAGAAGAACAACAAATCGTCCGAGGCGGTAAAATCTCCGCATGGCTCACCGAAAACGGTTTCGAGCATGAAGCGATGGAACCGGATAGTCTCGGGGTCGAAATCGTCAAAGTCGAACCGCAATATCTGCTTCCCCTCGCCACGGCCTTGTATGCCTACGGCTTCAACTACCTGCAATGCCAGTGCGGCTACGACCCCGGTCCGGGACAACCGTTAGTGAGCATGTATCACTTAATCAAAGTGAGTGACGACGCCGATCGCCCGGAAGAAGTCCGCATTAAAGTCTTCCTCCCCCGGGAAGACCCCCGCGTTCCCTCGGTGTACTGGATCTGGAAAGCTGCCGACTTCCAAGAACGCGAGTCCTACGACATGTACGGCATCATTTACGAAGGTCATCCCAACCTCAAGCGGATTCTGATGCCGGAAGATTGGATCGGCTGGCCCTTGCGTAAGGACTACATCTCGCCGGACTTTTACGAATTACAAGACGCTTATTAA
- the ndhK gene encoding photosynthetic/respiratory NAD(P)H-quinone oxidoreductase subunit K: MVLDSNLPKFSDSDRQIINPIERPQVTQELSENVILTTVDDLYNWARLSSLWPLLYGTACCFIEFAALIGSRFDFDRFGLVPRSSPRQADLLITAGTITMKYAPALVRLYEQMPEPKYVIAMGACTITGGMFSVDSHSAVRGVDKLIPVDVYIPGCPPRPEAIIDAIIKLRKKISNESMQERGQLKQTHRFYSIKHGMETTEPILTGEYLQSALRQTPPQELTEAMGMPVPPALKASQTEKSRA; encoded by the coding sequence ATGGTCTTAGACTCTAACTTGCCCAAATTCAGCGATTCCGATCGCCAAATCATCAATCCGATCGAGCGCCCGCAAGTTACCCAAGAACTTTCGGAAAACGTCATCCTCACCACTGTCGATGACCTGTACAACTGGGCGCGCCTGTCCAGTTTGTGGCCGCTCCTCTACGGAACTGCCTGCTGTTTCATCGAATTCGCCGCCTTGATCGGCTCGCGCTTCGACTTCGACCGCTTCGGTCTCGTGCCCCGTTCGAGCCCGCGCCAAGCGGACTTGCTGATCACCGCAGGCACGATCACCATGAAATACGCCCCGGCCCTGGTGCGTCTGTACGAACAAATGCCCGAACCCAAATACGTAATCGCCATGGGCGCGTGCACGATCACCGGAGGCATGTTCAGCGTCGATTCTCACAGCGCGGTGCGCGGCGTCGATAAACTCATCCCCGTCGATGTCTACATCCCCGGCTGTCCTCCCCGTCCGGAAGCGATTATCGATGCGATTATCAAACTCCGGAAAAAAATATCCAACGAATCGATGCAAGAACGCGGCCAACTCAAACAAACTCACCGCTTCTACAGCATCAAACACGGGATGGAAACCACCGAACCCATCCTCACGGGCGAGTACCTGCAATCGGCCTTGCGCCAAACCCCGCCCCAAGAATTGACCGAAGCGATGGGAATGCCCGTCCCTCCTGCACTCAAGGCCAGTCAGACGGAGAAAAGCCGTGCCTGA
- the ndhC gene encoding photosynthetic/respiratory NAD(P)H-quinone oxidoreductase subunit C translates to MFVLSGYEYFLGFLLVCSLVPAIALGASALLRARGGYPERVTTYESGVEPIGGAWIQFNIRYYMFALVFVVFDVETVFLYPWAVAFHRLGLLAFIEALIFIAILVIALVYAWRKGALEWS, encoded by the coding sequence GTGTTTGTCCTGAGCGGCTACGAGTATTTTCTAGGCTTCCTCTTAGTGTGCAGCCTAGTCCCGGCGATCGCCCTGGGTGCCTCGGCCTTGTTGCGGGCCAGAGGCGGTTACCCCGAACGTGTCACCACCTACGAATCCGGTGTCGAACCGATCGGTGGGGCGTGGATTCAATTCAACATTCGCTACTACATGTTCGCCCTGGTCTTCGTCGTCTTCGACGTCGAAACCGTCTTTCTCTACCCCTGGGCTGTCGCTTTCCATCGATTGGGACTGTTAGCCTTTATAGAAGCCCTGATTTTTATAGCAATTCTCGTTATTGCTCTAGTTTATGCCTGGCGTAAAGGAGCTTTAGAATGGTCTTAG
- a CDS encoding rubredoxin yields MSSEEAVESQQLDRYECRACGYVYEPEKGDSRKATAGTPFDELPISWRCPVCGAKPSAFQNIGPKEGASGFKENYSYGLGVNTLTAGQKSLLIFSALGLAVLFFLSLYGLK; encoded by the coding sequence ATGAGTAGCGAAGAAGCGGTTGAATCTCAACAGCTAGACCGTTATGAGTGCCGCGCCTGCGGCTACGTTTACGAACCGGAAAAGGGCGACAGTCGGAAGGCGACTGCCGGAACGCCGTTCGACGAACTACCGATAAGCTGGCGCTGTCCCGTTTGCGGGGCGAAACCGTCGGCGTTCCAAAATATCGGCCCCAAAGAAGGAGCCTCCGGCTTTAAGGAAAACTACAGTTATGGGTTGGGGGTCAATACCCTCACCGCAGGTCAAAAAAGCTTGCTGATTTTCAGCGCCTTGGGGTTGGCGGTTTTATTTTTTCTCAGCCTCTACGGCTTAAAATAA